The genomic segment GAAGTGCCCGCTGGTGGAAACGTCACAATCAGGCTTCGGCTTGGGGATAAGCTGCCAAATGACGCGTTCAAGGACTTCGATGACATTTTCGCGGCACGCGTGGTGGATGCTGACGAGTTCTACGACCGCATCACGCCCGCGAACCTGAGTGAGGATGAAAAGCGCGTTCATCGCCAGGCGCTGGCGGGCATGTTGTGGAGCAAGCAGTACTACTACTTCGACCTTGATCGCTGGCTCATTGAGCATCGCGCGCACCCGCTGATTGGCGGGAGTGTCCGCAAGACGCGCAATGCCGAGTGGTTTCACATGCTCAATAGCGACATCATCTCGATGCCGGACAAGTGGGAATATCCCTGGTACGCAGCGTGGGATCTGGCGTTCCACACGATCGCGGTGTCGCTGGTGGACTTCGACTTCGCGAAGGAGCAACTGCTGCTGATGCTGCGCACGATGTATGCGCACCCCAACGGTCAGATTCCGGCGTACGAGTGGAACTTCAGTGACGTGAATCCGCCGGTGCATGCATGGGCAACGCTGTTCCTCTACAACATCGAGAAGGAACTGGGCCGAGCCGACGTCAAGTTCCTGGAGCGGTCATTCCAAGGTCTAATGCTGAATTTCAACTGGTGGGTGAACCGGAAGGACCCCGAGGGCAGGAACGTATTCGCAGGCGGATTCCTGGGGCTCGATAACATCGGGGTGTTCGACCGCAGCGCGCCGCTGCCGACGGGCGGAACACTGGACCAAGCGGACGGCACGGCGTGGATGGCGTTCTATTGCCAGAACATGCTGGAGATTGCGCTGGTTCTTTGTGACTATGACTCGGTGTATGAGGACGTGGCGTTCCGGTTCCTAGAGCAATTCGTGTGGATCACGTATGCGATGGATCGGATCGGCGAGCATCACGACGAGATGTGGGACACGCAGGACGGGTTCTTCTACGACCTGCTGCGATTGCCGGATGGGCGCTGCGAGCGGTTGCGCGTGCGTTCAATGGTGGGACTCCTCCCGCTGTGCGCCGCCACTGTTCTTGAGGCGAACGGGGTGCTGATGAGGCACCCGAAGCTGCAGGAACTGATTGAAGTGTTCAAGGCGCGTCATCCGGAGCCGTTGAAGCACATTGCTCCAGCGGATGGTGATTTCCTAGGGGTTGCCGATCGAAGGCTGCTGTCAGTCTGCAACAAGGAGAAGATCGAACGGATACTGCCCTACCTGCTGGATGAGAACGAGTTCCTGAGCGACTACGGAATCAGATCGCTATCGCGCTTTCACCTGGAGAATCCTTTCTCGTTCTGGCTGAGCGGGCTGGAGTACAAGGTGCAATATCTCCCGGCGGAATCGAACAATGGGATGTTCGGCGGGAACTCGAACTGGCGAGGACCGATCTGGATGCCCGTGAATGTCCTGATTCTGCGGAGCCTGATGAACCTGTATCTCTTCTTTGGCGACGACTTCAAGGTCGAGTGCCCGACCGGTTCCGGAAACCAGATGAACTTGTTTGAGGTGGCGAAAGAGATTTCGCGCAGGCTATCGAACATCTTCCTGCGGGACGAGAACGGGAAACGCCCGGTGTATGGCGGAGCGAAGAAATTCCAGGACGATCCGTATTGGAAGGATTACATCCTCTACTACGAGTACTTTCACGGCGACAACGGCGCGGGCCTGGGGGCTAGCCACCAAACCGGTTGGACGGGGCTGATTGCACGCCTGCTGGATATCTTTGCCCGTATCGACCCGAAGGTGGCACTGCACTTCGACAAGAGCGAAACCCTTGCACGCATCACGCGCGAACAAATAGCTGGAGGGACTCTCGCGCCAGAGCACATGGATACCAGCGTCTCAACAGAGGTGACTGAGAGAGCGGAGTCAGAGAAGGTTGGCTGAAGGGGTTACACAAATTGAGCCTAGGCCATTCGGATGGCTTGGGCTCCTCTATTGCGATAAGTCAGGCGGTGGTGCTGATTGCCGTTTCGCGCTTTAGGAGCACCTGCTGCGTTTGACGCGCTATAGTCAATTCTTCATTAGTGGGAATGACCCAGGCAGAGACGCGGCTGTTTGCGGTGCTGATCCGTTTCTCACGTGCATCGTTCGCGGATTCGTCTAACTCGACGCCGAGCCACGCGGCGTCGCGGCAAATGCGGTCGCGGATGACAGCCGCGTTTTCGCCGATGCCGCCTGTGAAGACAATCGCATCGAGACCCCCAAGAGCTGCAGCAAGCGAGCCGAGCTCGCGTCCGATGCGGTAAACGAATACATCGACGGCGAGTTTTGCGCCCGAGTCGCGGCTCTGAAGCAGGGTGCGCATATCGCTGGAGATTCCGGAGAGGCCGAGAAGGCCTGCCTCCTTGTACAGCAGGCGTTCGAGGTGCTGGACCTGCATCTTCTCCTGTTCCAACAGGTAGAGAATCACGCCGGGATCGAGACTGCCGCAGCGCGTGCCCATCGGAATTCCGTCAAGCGCAGAGAAGCCCATGGTGGTAGCGACACTGCGGCACGCATTGAGGGCGCACATGCTGGCGCCATTGCCAAGATGCAGCACCACGGTCTTGCCAGCGGCCGCTGCGGGGTCCACGGACGGAAGTTGCGATGCGATGTAGGAATAGGACAGGCCATGAAATCCGTAGCGCCGGACGCCTGCATTTCGCAAGCGGCGAGGAAGCGCCACAACCTGCGCGACTTCAGGACACGTGGAGTGAAACTCAGTGTCGAAGCAGCCGACTTCGGGCAGTTCGGGGCGGCGCTCGAGGCCGAGGCGGATTGGCTCGAGATTGAACGGCTGGTGCAGCGGGGCGAGAGGAATGAGCTTTTCAAGTTCATTTAGTGTGCGGCTGTTGAGAAGAGCGGGCGCCGTGAATCGTGAACCACCGTGCGCGATGCGATGGCCGATTGCGAGGAGGCGGCTGTCTTTGAGCAAAGTGCGAAGAAAGACGAGCAGATACTCCGTGGCTTCACGATGGCTGAGCGTCACTCCATCGGACCAGGTTTTGTCGGCAAGAACTTCGCCATTCTGCCGGGCGATGAAATGCGGCTGCGTGAACAATGCTTCGATTTGCCCGGCGACGTAGGGCAGAAGGTCGCTGCCGTCGACGCGGAAGATGGAGAATTTAATGCTCGACGAGCCGGAGTTGAGGACGCCGATATCGTCAGACATGGGCCACCTCGAACTGCTTTGCACCGGCCGGGGCGCGGAGTGCATTGGCGACCAGCTTCATGATGGCAGCTGAGGTGAGACGGTTGCGCGCGGAGTCAGCGCGGCTGGTAAGGACGATGGGTACGCGCGCGCCAAGGACGATGCCCGCGCCGTTTGCGCCGGCGAGGTATTCGAGCTGCTTGGCGAGGATGTTGCCTGCTTCGAGGTCGGGGACGAGCAGGATGTCGGCCTTGCCGGCCACAGGCGAAGTGATCTTCTTGATGCGCGCAGCTTCTTCGCTGACGGCGTTGTCGAAGGCGAGGGGGCCGTCTAGGATTCCGCCGGTAATCTGACCGCGATCCGCCATCTTGCAGAGAACCGCAGCATCCACGGTTGCGGGCATAAGGGGGTTCACGGTTTCAACTGCGGCGAGGATCGCGACGCGGGGTTCGCTGATGCCGAGAATGTGCGCAAGATCGATCGCGTTCTGAACGATGTCTACCTTCTCTTTCGCTGTGGGGGCAATGTTGATGGCGGCGTCCGTGACCAGCAGAATGTGTGGATAGGCGGGTACATCCATGATGAAGACGTGGCTGATACGGCGGGCAGTGCGGAGTCCCGTGGCGGAGGGTACGACGGCGGCCATGAGTTCATCGGTGTGCAGGCTGCCCTTCATTAGGGAGTCGATCTCCCCGGTCCGCACCATTGCGACGGCTGCCTGCGCAGCGGCGACGCTGTGCTCAGTGGAGACGATTCGATAAGGAGAGAGGTCCACGCCTTCCTCCTCGGCGACAGCGCGGATTTTCTTCTCAGGGCCGACGAGCGTGGGGGTGATGAGTCCTGCCTTGGCGGCGTCAATGGCACCGAGGAGCGAGTTGCGGTCGCAGGGATGAACCACGGCGCAGGTAACGGGCGGTGTGTCGGCACACATTTTAAAGATGGGCGCGAAGCCGTCATTGCGGCGCAGGATCACCTGAGGCGTGGCGAAGCGCGAGTAGGTGAGATGCTCAGTCGGCGCAGCAACGGTGACCAGGCCGGAAACGACCGTTTCGTCGCCACGGACGACGGCGCAGTCGAGGATGATAACGTCGGGATCCCGCTTGTCGCGGACGGTTACGGTGGCTTTAACTTCATCACCAACCGACAACTCCCCCGAGAACGCCAGATCCTGAGAGAGGATGGTGGTGCCAGGTCCGGGGAAGCGACGCTTGAGCATGGCGGAGAGGATGGCTTCGGCGGCTACGGCAGCAGCAGAAACCTCCTTGCGCGATACGCCGTCCTCGCTCACATGGAAGGGGTCGATCTCACCGGAGACAATGGCCAGTGCGTCGATGTCCATCCGGGTGAGGCGATGGGGATGACTGGCCGTGGTGCCTACCTCGATTTCAGCGAAGGTAGAGTTGCTGAAGTGTTCCATGCCTGATACCTGAACCTTTCGATTGAGAGGCCGCCGGCGGAAGGGCGGGTCCGGATCTAAATAGAAGGAGAAGCCGGCGTGCGCCCCCGGGCATCAGGTGTGCCGGCAACGGATAGCGTGCACTCTCCCCGCTTCTGCCGCGCCTGGAGGCGCGCATAGCAGGACTCCAGAGCTATTGCACAAATTTCTGCGGGGATTTTGCGCGCCCTGCAGTGGCTTTTGTACTGCCAAATCTGCCAGTGAAATTGGCTCGTGTCAGGGAGTGACTGAGAGGCTGTTTCTAGTGACAGTTGAGGTGCTCCGTGAAAGGCTGCTATGTCTGGGCAGTGATTTCCCGCCAAAACGAATCCGCGGTGCCCGAGTCTCTACGCAAGCGGAACGACGAGACATTCAGTGCGGCGCTGGGCAACAGTGCGGCCATTCAGCGCGCGCATCGGTCGGTACTGGTGGTTGCCGACCTCGAGATGAACTGGATGTTGTTTGACTACCTGGTGGCGCAAGACTGGAGCGTCGATTACGTGGCGCACAACGACCTGGCTCTGGCAGCGGCCCAGAAGCGGCACTACGACCTGATTGTGACAGCGGAGATAACCTCGCCCCGCGACGACCTGGAACTGCTGCGCAAGATTCGGGCGGTGCGGCCGCACACCCGCATGATCGTTCTCACGGGCCGCCGCACCACCGAGGATGTGATTGAGGCGCTTCGCGAGCGAGCATTCAGCCTGTTTGCCAAACCTTACTCGATCGAGACGCTGAAGGCACTCATCGAGATGGCGCTCGACGAAAAGTGCTGGGACGACGGCATCGAAGTGATCTCGGCCACGCCATCATGGATTCGCCTGATGGTGCGCTGCGATCTGGGAACAATCGAGCGGATGTCACAGTTCTTCCAGGAGATGGCGGACCTGCCGGAACCGGAACGTTCGCAGGTGGCAACAGCCTTTCGCGAACTGCTGCTGAATGCTGCAGGGCACGGCGGGGGGTTCAATCCCGACGAATATGTGGAGATTTCCTATATCCGTTCAAAGCAGGCAGTGGCCTGTCGCGTGACAGATCCAGGGGCGGGATTTAGTTTCACGGAACGCTCGAAGACGTGGCTAGCGAACCCCCTGGAGCAGTTGCCGGAGCGCAGCAGCCTAAGCGACAGCAAAGAGGCGATCTACAGCAAGAGCTTTGGCATTCTGCTGGCGAAGCACCTGGTGGATGAGCTGATCTACAACGAGCAAGGAAACGAAGTGGTCCTAATCAAGTACCTGGAAGACATGGCGCTACCGCCCCTGGGTTCGGTGGCTCATTGAGAGCGTAGATGGTGGCCCGGGATTCGAGTTAGGCTCCTGTGATGTGGTTGCGGACGGCGTACTTGATCAGGTCGGCATTGCTCTTGGCACCGAGGACTTCCATGATGCGGTACTTGTGAAAGGCGACGGTTCGGGCTGAGAGGTTAAGCCGCTGGCCAATCTCTTTCATCCTGCGTCCCTGAACCAGGAGCTCAAGAACTTCGATCTGGCGGGGGGTGAGGCGCTGCTGCTCGTCGACGAACTTCTTGTTCTGCCAGCGCAGGACAGCGACGTCATCGCGGGAGACTCCCGAGGACAGGTAGGTGCGGCCACGCAGAACGTCCTTGATGGCATTAATGAGCTCCGAGGAGTCACAGGTCTTGACGACATATCCGGACATCCCGCGGTGAAAGGCCTCTGCGGCAACTTCGGGGTCGGGATTCATCGTGACGATAATGATTTTGGTGGCTGGAGAGACTTCCTTGACCTGGTGGCCGGCGTCGAGACCATTCAATACAGGCATGGCGATGTCAGCCAAAACCACGTCGGGCTTCAGATGGGCGGCGGCAGTAACCAGATCTTGCCCATCTGCAACCATGGCAACTACGTCGAATTCCGGCGACAAGACCTCACGGAAGAGTTCGGCCACCATCTTGTGGTCGTCAGCAATGATGATGCGAGGATGTTGCACTACTGCCTCCCCAACCCTGGCCCGCGTAGGACGAATTCTAGCCTGAAGAGGATCGCTGCTTATACGACCCAAATCACACGGGCGCGTGATTTCGACCTAGATTGAAGAATTGGACGGCACCTAATCGACTGGCAAAAGTGCGAGTCCCGTGCAAAAGATCAACCCAGTAAGCCAACGAAGGAGTCGCACGGCGGCTCGGTAAGAGAAGCAGAAAAATTGATTCCTATGAAGAAATCTATCAATTCTGGCGTGAGTTGTCGGGCCGCGAGAGCCATCCTCTCAGTGATCGCGTTGGTTATCGGATCTATGGCGGCCCGGCCCCAGCTTGCAGCCCCGAAGGGCACTTCGGCGGCTCCCACAACGCCAGCCCAAGCCGAACCCGAGAAGGATCCGCTAGGCCGGACTACGCCTAAGGGCACGATTCTGGGCTTCCTGGCGGCCTCGCACAAGAAGAACTTCGACCTCGCCGAAGAGTATCTGGACCCTCGCTTCCGCGGAAAGGGATCCGAGGATCTTATCCAGCAATTTGCGGTCGTTCTGGACAAGCGGCTGCCGGCGAAGCTCAATCTGATCAGCGATAAGCCGGAAGGGTCCTTGGCTGATCCGCTCAATCCGAACCGCGAGGTCGTGGGGAGGATCGGGACCAGCCAGGGCACGCTTGCAATTGCGCTGGAGAGGATTAACGACAAGAAAGCCGGGCAGATTTGGCTTTTCGATGCGGGGACGCTCTCGGCGGTTCCGAAGGTATTCGAGGAGATCAACACCGCAGGGATCAGCGAGATCATGCCGCAAGCCCTGGTGATTCACGGGTTTCTGGGAATTCCAGCATTCGAATGGATGGTTGTGCTGCTGGGGGTTCCGCTGCTTTGGCTTGTGGCATTTCTGCTGGATCACGGGCTGCGATGGATTGCCATGCTGATCTGGCGTCGGCGCTCAAGGAACCAGGATGTCGACCGACCAAAGGTCCTCTCCCAGCCGGGCAGATTGCTGTTTGTCGCGATAGCGATGGGCGCGTTGCGACACTACCTGGGCCTGTCATTGCTGGCGCGGCAGATCTGGTCGGATGCGGCTGGTGTGGTCTTTCTTATTGCGCTGACTTGGTTTTTGATCCGGCTGGCCAGGTGGGCCGAAGGGTTCATCAGCCTGCGGCTCAGAAGGCGCAGTCTGGAAGGCACCGCTTCGATTTTGCGCTTAGGACGCCGACTAGCGGATATCCTCGTCATCTTCTGCGGAGTAATTGGGATTCTTTACCTGTTCGGTGTGAACGTGAGCCCTGCGCTGGCCGGACTCGGGGTAGGCGGAATTGCGGTTGCGCTCGCGGCACAAAAGACGCTGGAGAACGTTATCGGGGGCGCGTCGATCATCCTGGACCAGGCGGTGAATGTCGGAGACACGCTCAAGTTCGGAACTACACAAGGCACGGTGGAGGAGGTGGGCTTGCGGTCGACGCAGGTGAGGACGAGCGAAAGGACTCTCGTCAGCGTTCCGAACGGGCAGCTTGCGACCGTGCCGATTGAGACGATTTCAGCGCGCGACAAGTTCTGGTTCCATCCGACGTTCGGGTTGGAGTACGGGACATCCTCCGAGCAGGTGCGGACGATTCTGCAGAATATGAAGGCGGTGCTTGGTTCTCACTCCGCGATCGACCCAAATACGTACCGGGCAACGCTGATCGGCTTGGGCACGTACTCGCTAACGGTTGAGGTCTCGGCGTACGTATTCGCGCCTGCGTGGGAGGCTTTCCTTCCAATTCAAGAGGAACTGCTATTGCGCCTTATGCGGATCATCGAGGAGGCGGGATCGCGCGTGGCGTTGCCTTCGCAGGTGGTGATTCAGGGACGCACAGGGTTGATGCCTGAGAGCATCACCGTCGAGAACAAGGGAAGCAACTCGGGATTCGCTAACGGCTAACAATGCTCCCCGCGAGGATGCGCTGGCCAAGGCTCAGAAGATTCTGCCGATCTGGTAGAAGAACTTGTGGTGGCCGCCGGCGCCATAGGAGCCGCCAACAGCGATTGGGCCGATCATAGTTTTGATGACCATTGCGCCGGCCGCATCGACTGGATGAGCGTTGTCCGCCGTCCGGCGATCTACTGTTCCACCTTCGGCCAGAGCCAAGAAATATGCCCGGTCGCCCACAAATGGCGGCAGTCGGAATAGGTTGCGCAGGTAGCCGGCCTTGAAGATCAGGTATTGATCGGTTGGGAACTCATTGCTGCCATAGGCCAGCAAATCCGGTATTCCGCCGAGGAAGAAGGGAGGCACGCCGCCCTGATCGTGAGAGAAGTTCGTTCCGCCGTCTCCGGCCAGCACCAGCGAGGAGAAGCTGTTGATCGGCTGGAACCTCGTGGAGCGGAGTTCGCCGGTCGGAAAGCCTTCGGTTGAGCCGGGGTTAGCGTCGAACCAGTTAAATGCCGATTGCACCAGGGTGCCGCGGTGGGGCATCACGGGGTCGTCTGTGCCGATGAGCTGATATTTGAGGGATGTGGCTCCGACGCGGCCAGTCGGTTCGCCGAAGGGGTCTGTGGCTGTAGTTGCTACGAAGTTTTGCCTGGCGGCTTGATAACCAATACGCAGTTGTCCACTTCGCCCGAAAGTGTATCCGAAGTCGAAGTTGCCGCCGAACTCGCGGTTTCGATACTCCGCGTAAAGTTCCTGATGGTTGTAAAAGCTCTCCGTTATGTTCTTTGCGAATGCGGTGGGCTCAATGAACCAGCGATATGCCCTGCCGAAAGGCAGGTAATAGGACGACTGGAATAACGTGTTGGAACCTATCGTGGCGTCGTTCCGCCACTCCGATCCAAAAGCGCCGAGATCAAAGAAGGTAATCCGACCGCCCACCGTAAATTGCACATGGCGGTACTCGGAGCCATCGAGGATGATGATGGGCCGAATGGTGGGAGGCGCGTAGGACTTCTCATCCGCATTGATAATGAGGCCGTTCTGGCCATCACGCTGGGTTCCGCGATAGCCCACACGCGCGTACCGGCCCATGCCCATGATGTTGGTGAGGTCGTCCTCCAGCTTATCGGCATCAATGGGCTTACCGACGACATGCGCGAGGCTCTTCTCGATGTCTTTGGAGATGCGCGGGTTTGTGCCTTCGACCTCAAGGAAGGCCGGGACCGGGGCGGTCCTCTTCTTCGCGCTGCGCGCGGCCTGGTACTGCTGCCATGTTGCGTCATCTACGGCGAAGCGGGTGAGGACCGCAGACTTGGCCGCTGCTGCGTCGTAGCCGGCCTGGATGATCTCTGTGTTTTTCTTGTAGTCAGTGGAGTCGTATTTGGCGAGCGGTACCGATACGAGGACGTCGGCGTTCTCCATGCTGCGAAGTTCGTTCGCAGCGATTACGACAGAGATGGATTTGCCAAGGACTCCGAATGTACCCAACGGGTCGCCCGCCTGTGTTTTTTGGGTTTCGAGGTGAATGGCGATGATGACTTCTGCGCCCATGTCCTTGGCCACATCGACCGGGAGATTATCGAGTAGGCCGCCATCGACGAATATGTGTTCTTTATCTCGCACGGGCGAGAACACGGCTGGAAGCGACATTGTGGAACGCAGGGCCATGGCCAGGGAGCCGCTGCGGAAGACATGCTGTTTGCCCGAGACCAACTCGGTGGCGACGCATGCGAACGGCGTTGGGAGTTCGTTGAAGTCGGTGACCTGCGAGTAAGGCAGCGCGATGCGATCCAATACGAGCCCGACGGAGTTGCCGGCATTCAAGCCTTCCGGGAAGGCGACGCCCTTCTTGAGACCGAACTCGAGATAATTCGGGTAATCCTCCGCGTCTTCCTTACGTCGGTAGGCGAGTTCTCGGTAGGGGATGTCGTCTCGCATGATCTGATCCCAATCCATGTTGGTGATCAGAGCTTTCATCTCGGCAGGTGAGGAGCCAGTCGCATAGAGGCCGCCGACCAGGCCGCCCATGCTGGTACCCGCGACGTAGTGCGCGGGGATGTGGTGTTCCTCAAGCCAGGTGATCACGCCGATGTGCGCCAAACCAAGAGCGGCGCCGCCTTCAAGCACAAGGCCGATGCGAGGCTGCTTGCCAGAAGAGGGCTGTGCGTCTGCGGAAGTCTGCGCGCCCGCGGACTGAGGTGTTTGTGGGAATGCCAACGTGCTCGACAGCGCAACCGCAGCGAACACCCGCCAGGACCAGGACGCGGTGCACATGATCACACTCTCACGTCCGGTGTTCAGCGGTGCAACTGGAACTACTGACAGAGCTTCAACGACGAACGAGTGGTTAAGAGGAGGCTTGCCCCAGTCGAAGTGCCGAGTGTCAGTCGTTCCGACTGTCACTTCTCCTAGTTTCGATTCAGTCGATTCTCCCTAACATGAATCGGGTACGCGTGTTGCCTTTCGGAGAGTAGTAATCGCACGACATCAGGAGTAACCCATGCAAAGCGCGCCTGAGCTATTGAAGCTCGAACGAGCCATCCGGAGCACGGACCGGGTGAAGCGTCTTGCTCGATCTGCGAGTGATTGCAGAATCGCACTTCTAATTCCGACTCTCGCTGTCCTCATTGCGGCAACCGGCTGCAGAGAAAAGGAGGCGGTTGCGCCACCTCCCGTGCCGGATGTAGAGGTGACGCAGGTCGTCTCAAAGGACGTGCCTATTTATCACGAGTGGGTTGCGACCCTCGATGGGTACGTCAACGCGCAGGTACAGCCCGAGGTCACAGGGTACCTGCTCGCGCAGAAGTACCAGGAAGGTACCTTCGTCAAGAAGGGACAGCTCCTCTTTGAGCTGGACCGGCGGCCGTTTGAAGCGATCGTCAAGCAGACGGAGGGGCAGCTCGCGCAGACTCAAGCGCAATTGTCGAAGACAGAATTGGACGTGGCGCGCGACACGCCACTGGCGAAGCTGAGCGCGATTCCGCAGGCGCAACTTGATAACGACATCCAGGCCAACGCCGCGGCGAAGGCAGGAGTGGTGGCCGCAGAGGCGCAAGTGGAGCAGGCAAAACTGAACCTGAACTTTACGAATGTGTATTCGCTGGTGGATGGCATCGCCGGCATGGCGAAGGCGCAGATCGGCGACCTCGTCGGCCCCACGACGGTTTTGACCACCGTGTCACAGGTGAATCCCATAAAGGCGTACGTATCTCTGAGTGAGCCGGAATACCTGCGCGCGGCGGGTCGTATTAGCAATGCTGTGCAAGGCAAGATCGATAAGAGAACGGGCGAGCGAAACCTGGACCTGATCCTGGCGGATGGCTCAACCTTTGCGACCAAGGGCTGGCTGGTCTTCGCCGATCGGCAGGTAGACGAAAAGACCGGAACGATCCGCGTGGCTGGTGCTTTCGACAATCCACAGCTCGTTTTGCGCCCTGGGCAGTTCGGACGGATACGCGCGAACACAACTGTCGCTAAAGACGCAATGCTGGTGCCACAACGCGCGGTGGTTGAGACGCAGGGCCTGTATAGCGTCATGGTCGTGGGCGATGACAACAAGGTCAGCGTTAGGCCGGTGAAAACAGGAGAACGCATCGGCCAGATGTGGATCATCACCGACGGAGTCAAGCCCGGAGAGAGAGTGATCGTCGAGGGGATACAGAAGGCTCGCGAAGGCTCCGTAGTGAATCCGAAGGCGGCGGCGGCTGGCAGCAGCGAAGGAGAATAGGCCATGGCGAAGTTCTTTATCCGGCGTCCCATTGTCGCCATGGTCATCGCAATTCTGATGACCGTTATTGGTCTGATTTCGATGCTGCGTCTTCCCACCGCGCAGTTTCCCAATATTGCTCCACCTGAAATCCAGGTAAAAGCGACATATCCCGGTGCAGATGCTCTCACTGTAGAGCAGTCGGTTGCGACTCCGATCGAGCAGCAGATGAGCGGCGTCGACAACATGAATTACATGTATTCGAATAATGCCAACAATGGTCAGATGACCCTCACGGTCAACTTCGACATTGCCACGGATCCGAATACAGACCAGATTCTGTCGCAGATGCGCACGAACCAGGCCAACTCCCAGTTGCCGAGCGATGTAATCAACTATGGCGTCACCGTCCAAAAATCTACGGCGGCTCCGCTGATGTTGATTAATCTCTACTCGCCGAAGGGCACCTACGACAACGTATTCCTGGCCAACTATTCCTATATCAATTTGAATGATCAGCTAACGCGAGTGCCAGGTATTGCCAGCGTCAGCGTATTCGGCGCTGGGCAATATGCCATGCGCTGCTGGGTACGTCCGGACCAGTTGGCCAAACTCGGGGTCACGATTCCCCAGATGGTGAGTGCGCTGCAAAGCCAGAACACGGTGAACCCGGCTGGTCAGATCGGCAGCGAACCAGTTCCCAAGGGGCAGAGTTTTACCTATTCGGTGCGTTCACAGGGACGCCTGCCCACGGCAGAAGAGTTCGGTCAAGTTGTTATCAGAGCGAATTCTGACGGGTCCATCCTGCGACTGAAGGACGTTGCCAGGATTGAGCTTGGTGCCCAGACCTATAACATGGTCGGCCGGTACAACGGTCGGCCTGCAGCGGTCGTCGCGGTCTATCAGCTTCCCGGGACTAATGCTGTGAAGGCAGCGCAGGGTGTTCGGGCGCTCATGCAGGAGGCAAAAACCCGCTTTCCGCAGGATCTCGATTACGACATCGCTCTCGATACGACGCTGGCGGTTACCGAGGGCCTGAAGGAAATTCAGAAGACGCTTTTCGAAGCGATCGTTCTGGTGATCATCGTTGTTTATATATTCCTGCAGGGCTGGCGAACCACTCTGATCCCCTTGCTCGCAGTGCCCGTATCCCTAGTCGCCACCTTCATGGTGTTCCCGATTCTCGGATTTTCTGTAAACACCTTGTCGCTGTTCGGAATGGTGTTGGCAATCGGAATCGTGGTGGATGATGCAATCGTTGTAGTGGAGGCTGTCGAGCACCACATAGAGCATGGCAAGA from the Occallatibacter riparius genome contains:
- a CDS encoding ATP-binding response regulator, producing MKGCYVWAVISRQNESAVPESLRKRNDETFSAALGNSAAIQRAHRSVLVVADLEMNWMLFDYLVAQDWSVDYVAHNDLALAAAQKRHYDLIVTAEITSPRDDLELLRKIRAVRPHTRMIVLTGRRTTEDVIEALRERAFSLFAKPYSIETLKALIEMALDEKCWDDGIEVISATPSWIRLMVRCDLGTIERMSQFFQEMADLPEPERSQVATAFRELLLNAAGHGGGFNPDEYVEISYIRSKQAVACRVTDPGAGFSFTERSKTWLANPLEQLPERSSLSDSKEAIYSKSFGILLAKHLVDELIYNEQGNEVVLIKYLEDMALPPLGSVAH
- a CDS encoding response regulator codes for the protein MQHPRIIIADDHKMVAELFREVLSPEFDVVAMVADGQDLVTAAAHLKPDVVLADIAMPVLNGLDAGHQVKEVSPATKIIIVTMNPDPEVAAEAFHRGMSGYVVKTCDSSELINAIKDVLRGRTYLSSGVSRDDVAVLRWQNKKFVDEQQRLTPRQIEVLELLVQGRRMKEIGQRLNLSARTVAFHKYRIMEVLGAKSNADLIKYAVRNHITGA
- a CDS encoding acetate/propionate family kinase; this encodes MSDDIGVLNSGSSSIKFSIFRVDGSDLLPYVAGQIEALFTQPHFIARQNGEVLADKTWSDGVTLSHREATEYLLVFLRTLLKDSRLLAIGHRIAHGGSRFTAPALLNSRTLNELEKLIPLAPLHQPFNLEPIRLGLERRPELPEVGCFDTEFHSTCPEVAQVVALPRRLRNAGVRRYGFHGLSYSYIASQLPSVDPAAAAGKTVVLHLGNGASMCALNACRSVATTMGFSALDGIPMGTRCGSLDPGVILYLLEQEKMQVQHLERLLYKEAGLLGLSGISSDMRTLLQSRDSGAKLAVDVFVYRIGRELGSLAAALGGLDAIVFTGGIGENAAVIRDRICRDAAWLGVELDESANDAREKRISTANSRVSAWVIPTNEELTIARQTQQVLLKRETAISTTA
- a CDS encoding MGH1-like glycoside hydrolase domain-containing protein, encoding MTAKARETSTPFSYTETAEQTRLNDTREAGIPWKKWGPYLSERQWGTVREDYSEDGNAWNYFTHDQSRSRAYLWGEDGLAGVSDDKQYLCFALALWNGRDSILKERLFGLTNSEGNHGEDVKEYYFYVDSTPTHSYMKYLYKYPHAEFPYYQLVEENRQRSRDELEYELIDTGVFDQDRYFDVFVEYAKAAPEDLLVKITVHNRGPEAAPIHVLPTVWFRNTWMWQSNPGRPLLRQIGNANILAQHEKLGERVLACDGNAELLFTENDSNTQKLWGQPNEQPYVKDAFHECVVHGNTAAVNPAREGTKACAHYSAEVPAGGNVTIRLRLGDKLPNDAFKDFDDIFAARVVDADEFYDRITPANLSEDEKRVHRQALAGMLWSKQYYYFDLDRWLIEHRAHPLIGGSVRKTRNAEWFHMLNSDIISMPDKWEYPWYAAWDLAFHTIAVSLVDFDFAKEQLLLMLRTMYAHPNGQIPAYEWNFSDVNPPVHAWATLFLYNIEKELGRADVKFLERSFQGLMLNFNWWVNRKDPEGRNVFAGGFLGLDNIGVFDRSAPLPTGGTLDQADGTAWMAFYCQNMLEIALVLCDYDSVYEDVAFRFLEQFVWITYAMDRIGEHHDEMWDTQDGFFYDLLRLPDGRCERLRVRSMVGLLPLCAATVLEANGVLMRHPKLQELIEVFKARHPEPLKHIAPADGDFLGVADRRLLSVCNKEKIERILPYLLDENEFLSDYGIRSLSRFHLENPFSFWLSGLEYKVQYLPAESNNGMFGGNSNWRGPIWMPVNVLILRSLMNLYLFFGDDFKVECPTGSGNQMNLFEVAKEISRRLSNIFLRDENGKRPVYGGAKKFQDDPYWKDYILYYEYFHGDNGAGLGASHQTGWTGLIARLLDIFARIDPKVALHFDKSETLARITREQIAGGTLAPEHMDTSVSTEVTERAESEKVG
- a CDS encoding bifunctional enoyl-CoA hydratase/phosphate acetyltransferase yields the protein MEHFSNSTFAEIEVGTTASHPHRLTRMDIDALAIVSGEIDPFHVSEDGVSRKEVSAAAVAAEAILSAMLKRRFPGPGTTILSQDLAFSGELSVGDEVKATVTVRDKRDPDVIILDCAVVRGDETVVSGLVTVAAPTEHLTYSRFATPQVILRRNDGFAPIFKMCADTPPVTCAVVHPCDRNSLLGAIDAAKAGLITPTLVGPEKKIRAVAEEEGVDLSPYRIVSTEHSVAAAQAAVAMVRTGEIDSLMKGSLHTDELMAAVVPSATGLRTARRISHVFIMDVPAYPHILLVTDAAINIAPTAKEKVDIVQNAIDLAHILGISEPRVAILAAVETVNPLMPATVDAAVLCKMADRGQITGGILDGPLAFDNAVSEEAARIKKITSPVAGKADILLVPDLEAGNILAKQLEYLAGANGAGIVLGARVPIVLTSRADSARNRLTSAAIMKLVANALRAPAGAKQFEVAHV